The genomic segment GCCAATCAGGTCAGACGCTGACAGTTCCTTAAAAGAATCTGTTTCACATAACTCGAATTCTGACAGCTCCAATGATTACGAATGGTCGACCAATGATGACTCTGATATAGAATCGGCCTTTAAGTAATAAAACCATTTCCCTGAACGCCGGGTCTCGCCCGGCGTTTTTTTTGATATACCCGCTGATTACATCCTCATCATGCCCCTGCGAGGTGATACTAGTTTATCAATAACGCTTGATGTAAAATAACCCTTGATGTGAAATGTTTTTTCATATCGAGTTTATGATATAAAATTAAGGTGATTTCGATGCAAAAAGATGATGAAAACGACACGCTGGTTGAGGAGACGTATTTAAGGATACGCGAATATCTCGCTGAAAAAGCTGAAAAAAAAGAGCCTACGGTTGATATGTACGATATGATTGTGCTTGAAAAAGGGAAAACACCCATCACTATCCATGTTAAATTATTAGATTTGCTCAAATCAACACTTCATTCGGCAAAACCGCGAATCCATGAGCCTCTTACGAATGAAGCGCTCGGTAGCAGCGAAGACCAACCATCGGCAGGTATTCATTATCAGAAGTAGTATCTGACGCTCGCTCTAAACGAATACCCGCTCTCAACGCCGGGTCTCATCCGGCGTTATTTTACACATCCGCTGATTGCCCCCTCATTCTTTGTATCGGTACAATGTACGTCATTATGTCCCTGCGTTGAGACGCTGGATTATCGATAAGGCTTGATGTACAATATTTTTTGCTGTCCGTGCAAAACGGATGAGCATTTGGAGCTTGTGATTTAACCAAAATAAGGAAGTTACGATGAATGCCGTTGAAACACCGAACATGCTGCACGCTGTCAAGCAGGAGCAGGGCCTGCAAGAGCTGGTGTATTCCCTGGTAACCCGATTTCTGGCTGAAAACAAAGGAAAAAACATTGTCGATTTATATGACATGATTCTTTCTGAAGTAGAGCCCCCGCTTTTGCAGGCTGTCATGGAAAAACGCCGTGGCAATCAGCTGCAGGCTGCAAGAATGCTGGGTATCAGCCGTGGTACCATTCGCAAAAAGCTGCAACGCTACTTCGGCACCCGCTATTTCCGTCTTACTGACGAGTAAATTGCATCCATGCGGCGGATATCCGCCGCATGTTTTCCCATCCACACCGCGGAAACGCAGGGGAGCCACCTGAACGATGGTCAAAAAATCATTGCATTCCCCGGATACTGTTTCTTCGCATCAAAGGTTTCTCCCCTGGATAGTCTGGGGGCTTGGTTGCCTCTTTTATTTCTACGAATTTTTACTACAGGTTTCGCCCGGCGTGATGAGCAATGAGCTCATGCGCGACTTTTCCGTTACGGGTCAGGCGCTTGGCATGCTTTCTGCCGTTTACTTTTATTCCTATGCCGCCATGCAGCTGCCGGGTGGCGTCCTCATGGACTATTACGGCCCTCACCGCCTCTTAACCCTTGCAACCTTTGTATGCGCCGTCAGTACCATTGCGTTTGGGCTGACAGAAAGTTACTTAATGGCCTGTCTCGCGCGCTTTATGGTGGGCTTTGGCTCGGCTTTCGCCGCTGTGGGCGCCATGAAGCTTGCCGCCAACTGGTTTCCGGCAAGCCGCTTTGCACTTCTTACAGGAATGATGGTGACGATTGGCATGCTGGGTGCCATCGGTGGTGAAACCCCGCTCGCACTCCTGATTGACGCGGTTGGCTGGCGCAGGAGCATGGTGTGGATGGGAAGTGCCGGACTTGGGCTGGCACTGCTCATATGGCTTATTGCCAAGGATGCGCCGAGCGCGCGCAAGGTAGTTCAACGCGCGGCTGGCGACCCGCCTCTGGCTGCAAGCCTTTTAAAACTCCTCAGTAACACCCAGCTCTGGCTTGTGGCCATTTACGGAGGACTGATGTACCTCGTTACACCAGTCTTTTGCGGGCTTTGGGGCGTGCAGTTTTTAATGTTTCGCATGCACATTCCCAAAACCGCAGCGGCGGGTGCTGTTTCGCTCGTTTTTGTGGGATGGGCCATTGCCGCACCACTTTGGGGGGCTTTTTCGAACCACATCGGGCGGCGAAAACCCCCTCTCTGGATTGGCAACATCGGCGCGCTCATCTGCTGCCTGCTGTTTATTTACGCACCCATTGAATCGCTGTTTCTGATACAGTGCCTCCTGCTCTTTTTCGGCATTTTTTCCGCGGGCTTTCTGCCATCGTTTGCGCTTGCCAAAGAACTGTGCGACCGCCGCTATGTCGCAACCGGACTCAGTTTCATGAACATGATGAACATGCTCGGCATCGCTCTCGTGCAACCCCTCACCGGTTTTGTGCTTGATGCCCTCTGGACCGGCGAAATGTTGGACGGGGTCCGGGTCTATCCACTTTCTGCCTACCACATGGCACTTTCGCTGCTGCCGCTTGGCATGATGGTTTCTCTCCTGATTCTCCCACGCATTCACGAAACCCACTGCCACCAGGTGGAGCATTCTTAGGGCATGTCCTCATTCTATTGACTATTTGTGTATCAGAGAAACCAGACAGATGCCATAAAACCAGACTTCTGCTACAATGCGCGCACCGGGCGAGCCTCCAGTTTTTCAAGGTACAACCATGAGTAAAAAGCTTTACATCAAAACCAGCGGATGCCAGATGAACGAATACGACTCCTCCAAAATGGCGGATGTCCTTCTCGCGTCCCACGGCTATGAAAAAACCGATGTTCTGGAAGATGCACAGGTCATTTTACTGAACACCTGCTCCATTCGTGAAAAAGCTGAAGAAAAGGTGTTTTCACAGCTTGGGCAATGGCGCGAATTCAAAGCCCTGCATCCCGATACGATTATTGGCGTTGGCGGTTGTGTCGCAAGCCAGGAGGGTGACGGTATTTTAAAACGCGCGCCGTGGGTCGACCTTGTTTTTGGTCCCCAGACGCTGCACCGTCTGCCGGAAATGCTGGATGAGCGCCTTAAAAGCAAAAAACCGGTCGTGGATATCTCTTTCCCTGAAATTGAAAAATTTGACCGCCTGCCAGAACCGCGCGCCGAGGGGCCTTCGGCGTATGTTTCCATCATGGAAGGCTGCAGCAAATATTGCAGTTATTGCGTAGTACCGTATACCCGCGGCGAGGAAATCAGCCGTCCCTTTGATGATGTGCTGGCTGAATGTTACGCACTGTCGCTGCAGGGCGTGCGTGAGATTCATCTGCTTGGGCAAAACGTTAACGACTACCGTGGACTCATGGAAAACGGCGACATTGCCGATCTTGCCCTGCTTATACGCTATCTTGCGGCAATTGACGGCATTGGCCGTATCCGCTACACCACTTCACACCCGCTCGCGTTTTCTGACAACCTGATTGCAGCGCATGCAGAGGTGCCAGAGCTTGCCAATCATCTGCACCTGCCGGTGCAAAGTGGCTCGGACCGCATTCTCGCACTCATGAAACGTGGATATACGGTGCTCGAATACAAATCAAAAATCAGAAAACTGCGCAAGGTGCGCCCGGATATTCGCCTCTCTACGGATATTATTGTCGGCTTTCCTGGCGAAACCGACAAAGACTTTGAAGACACTCTGGCGCTGGTTGCCGAAATTGGTTACGACACCTCTTTCAGTTTTATTTTCAGCGCACGTCCGGGAACGCCGGCGGCCAATCTCGCCGATGACACCCCGATGGAGGTCAAAAAAGAACGCCTGGCACGCCTGCAGGCCCTGCTTGCCAGTCAGGCAGCACAATACAGCAAGGCGCTGGAAGGTACTGAGCAGCGCATTCTGGTAACCGGTGCCTCGAAAAAATCACCGCACCAGATGTCGGGGCGTACCGAATGTAACCGGGTTGTCAATTTTGATGCCCCAGCGCACCTGATTGGGCATTTTGCAACGGTACATATCACTGAATCGCTGCCAAATTCGTTGCGCGCACGCCTCGTTTCTGCTGAACTGAGCCATGCCTGAGACTGAGCTTATCACACGCACAGTACCGCTTGAGGCCTGTAACGCGCGGCTTGATGTTACCCTTGCCGCGATGTTTCCTGAGTTCTCGCGTGCGCGCCTCGTGCAGTGGCTGCAGGAGGGGCATATCCTTGTAGACGGAAACGTGTGCAAGCCGCGTTTTAAACTGCATGGCGGCGAGTGCGTCAGCTTTCAAAGACCGGTCAGCATCATGGCAGATACGCTTCCTGAAGCGCAGGACATTGCGCTGGATATCGTGTATGAAGACGACGAGGTGCTCGTCATTAATAAACCGGCGGGGCTTGTCGTGCATCCTGGTGCCGGGAATCCCAGAGATACCCTGCTAAATGCCCTGCTGCATTACGCGCCAGCGCTTTCTGAACTGCCACGAGGCGGTATTGTTCACCGTCTTGACAAGGACACCACCGGACTCATGGTGGTGGCGAAAACACTGGAAGCGCAGACAAGCCTTGTGCGTCAGCTTGAAGCGCGCGTGGTGGAACGGCGCTATCTGGCACTGGTGCATGGTCATGTTACCGGCGGTGGCATGCTCGAAACCGGCTATGGCCGCCATCCACGTCAGCGTTTGAAAATGGCCGTCCTTCAGGGCGGAAAAGTGGCCATCACCCACTATCGGCTGCGCGCGCATTTTCCCGGCTGCAGCCTCCTTGATGTCCACCTGAAAACCGGTCGC from the Legionella geestiana genome contains:
- a CDS encoding helix-turn-helix domain-containing protein, whose product is MNAVETPNMLHAVKQEQGLQELVYSLVTRFLAENKGKNIVDLYDMILSEVEPPLLQAVMEKRRGNQLQAARMLGISRGTIRKKLQRYFGTRYFRLTDE
- a CDS encoding MFS transporter: MVKKSLHSPDTVSSHQRFLPWIVWGLGCLFYFYEFLLQVSPGVMSNELMRDFSVTGQALGMLSAVYFYSYAAMQLPGGVLMDYYGPHRLLTLATFVCAVSTIAFGLTESYLMACLARFMVGFGSAFAAVGAMKLAANWFPASRFALLTGMMVTIGMLGAIGGETPLALLIDAVGWRRSMVWMGSAGLGLALLIWLIAKDAPSARKVVQRAAGDPPLAASLLKLLSNTQLWLVAIYGGLMYLVTPVFCGLWGVQFLMFRMHIPKTAAAGAVSLVFVGWAIAAPLWGAFSNHIGRRKPPLWIGNIGALICCLLFIYAPIESLFLIQCLLLFFGIFSAGFLPSFALAKELCDRRYVATGLSFMNMMNMLGIALVQPLTGFVLDALWTGEMLDGVRVYPLSAYHMALSLLPLGMMVSLLILPRIHETHCHQVEHS
- the miaB gene encoding tRNA (N6-isopentenyl adenosine(37)-C2)-methylthiotransferase MiaB; translated protein: MSKKLYIKTSGCQMNEYDSSKMADVLLASHGYEKTDVLEDAQVILLNTCSIREKAEEKVFSQLGQWREFKALHPDTIIGVGGCVASQEGDGILKRAPWVDLVFGPQTLHRLPEMLDERLKSKKPVVDISFPEIEKFDRLPEPRAEGPSAYVSIMEGCSKYCSYCVVPYTRGEEISRPFDDVLAECYALSLQGVREIHLLGQNVNDYRGLMENGDIADLALLIRYLAAIDGIGRIRYTTSHPLAFSDNLIAAHAEVPELANHLHLPVQSGSDRILALMKRGYTVLEYKSKIRKLRKVRPDIRLSTDIIVGFPGETDKDFEDTLALVAEIGYDTSFSFIFSARPGTPAANLADDTPMEVKKERLARLQALLASQAAQYSKALEGTEQRILVTGASKKSPHQMSGRTECNRVVNFDAPAHLIGHFATVHITESLPNSLRARLVSAELSHA
- the rluD gene encoding 23S rRNA pseudouridine(1911/1915/1917) synthase RluD, whose translation is MPETELITRTVPLEACNARLDVTLAAMFPEFSRARLVQWLQEGHILVDGNVCKPRFKLHGGECVSFQRPVSIMADTLPEAQDIALDIVYEDDEVLVINKPAGLVVHPGAGNPRDTLLNALLHYAPALSELPRGGIVHRLDKDTTGLMVVAKTLEAQTSLVRQLEARVVERRYLALVHGHVTGGGMLETGYGRHPRQRLKMAVLQGGKVAITHYRLRAHFPGCSLLDVHLKTGRTHQIRVHMSHLHHPLIGDSLYGSRRIAKLDDASLRQALTEFPRQALHAATLAFTHPTRGDILTCEAPLPQDFASLLELLGSTDEPDFC